TTGTCTTTTCATAATAGGCAACAATTCTCTAGTTGATCCAAGGAACAAAATTCCACATAAATTCCTAGAATTATGATTTCACAGTTAAGACCAGATTCTGgtgagttattcacaaagcattttAGCCCTTGAGAGAGCTCTTAAGTTGAAAAGTTGTCCAGAGTAGGGTGGTGGACTTTTTGGAAGGTTTTagagtttcttaagcagaagtgaaaatgacagacagacaaagaggtGGGGAAATATTGACATAATAGTGACAATAGACTAAGTACCAAAATTACCAGCGTGGTAAATAAACATTAGCAAATTAACATAACAACTATTAACATGGTGATAAGTGACTGCACAGGTACTGCAGGCCtgtgttttcaaacattttgtcaACCAATCATATGCACTAGTCAATGTTGAGATTTTGGGCTATTTTGCCTCTACATGTCCTCTTTCAGACTATTGGAAAGATAGTGTTTAGAATACAAATTtgggtgtttattttagttcagatttctgttctggaaatttATGCAAAAAGTGAACGTTATTAGATACTGCCTCATTTGCATAtacaatttcagaaaacttgtaatacaaaaaataattgtcttaatATAAATAATTCACCAGAAGAAGTTTCATGGTCATATCTATTcggtgttttatttatttttattttttatatttatctattttttgccctagtttctttctttcttttctttgtgtcttaATATGTATGGAATTTTACAAGACATATCTTTAAAGGTTGTTTTTCTCAAGTTGAGTTTTTTCTCATACCCAAAAATCTCAACTTCTGTAGCATGTCTATACTCCAGACTCTCCAACTGTATTCCTGTCTTTATTGTGGAGGTTTTTAAAGAGGGGTTTGTTCACATTTCATTCATAGCAGACACATTTTGGGAATCCAAACTGACTGTTTTTGGTTCTGAAAGTCCAGACATAAAGCAACAACACATGGACAATCCACATACTGTGTGAATTTCAACAACCTGAGCACGGGAGCAAAATGTATAATGAGTGCTTTTATATTTGTTGTTGGGatattttagcaacagcaaaacaatttTCCATAATTAAATGGGCACTTTGCAGTCGCTCAATTTATATAACATTTTCgtgaaagtgtattttttatcgctgttgacagtattttctgatttatggagTGATAAAAAGAGATATCCAAAAGTCCCTCCTCAAAAACCTTTGAGTCTAATATGTCtacaaacataaagcaaaaattTGAACCTGGCTTTATCCAGTGTTCAGATTATTGTtctgaaaataaaagcaaaatagTGCATCTTTAATTAGATGATgcatcatttgcatatttaaacatacaaTTTCAGATCACTCCTAAGCTCAGACTCCTtatcaggattttttttagtAATTTCTTTGTTTAATTAAACCCACATTTAACCAGGTATGTCTTGTTTTATAAGGGGGACCTGGCCAACACAGCAGCACATAGAAGATGTAcattaacaaaatgttaaaatacctGCATACAATGACAAGTACCGACTTATTCATTTATCCTTTTACCAGTACTTATAtgagctttaaaatcaggcaaAGAGACcagttctctctgtgtctgaaaTCTTTTTGAAGGCTGCTACAagtgaggagagcagctcaGTCTGTGCACTTACCCCGTATGGCTTTATGAATGTACAAataccagtgactgagcctaTGAAAGGTCAAAGAAGGCCAACCAGCCCTGGAGTAAAGCACACAGAGATGAGTGAGGGCTTTACAGTTTGTAAcaaggctaagttaggagctctctgagagcccgagaatgtttgtgaatacagccccaggCAAAAAACAAAGCTTCCTCATAAGGCCAGATTCATATTGAAATCATCTGGATGCCACATTGGCTCTTTTTTCTGTGCCCATATAATTAACTGTTAGTCATACTTGTGTGCAAATGGCCACTTCTGGTCTTTTACGTGGGTGGTTTTTAATGAACGTGGTCTCACTGTACTTCTGAGTCAAATGTGTGCTTAAATATCTCAGAGTATTTGACTCTCTCCTGTGATCTAGAGCAGTTAAATCTCATGTTGGGACAGGATATAACTTCACATTTTATGTTTCACCGTGTTCCACAAAAACAATGAGTGTGTCATAAAGGAAGAGTCGCCACCCCTCAGAGACTTGCCTCacggtttttgttttgtcatgtttaaccAGAGCACAATGGCAGAAAGTAGTGGTTCCTGAAGCCTGACAAAAAATCCTGGGCTGCCTTTTTCCAAGTGTGGAAAATTCCATGTGTTTCTCCTCTCATGAACAGTAGGAATAACCACACTGGCCACTAGATGGAGACAGAGCCACAGCTCCTTGTGCCAAACCACCTCTGCTGACGTTGCATTAATTTTTCAACTGGCGTACGTGCCAGCGGTGTCAGCTTGCCTCTGCCTCACTGCCCCACACACGCAACCAGTAACATCCCAGTTGCTCCACACTGACTCTCactgttgttttctttaagtATTTAACGCAGTGTCGTTCTGTTTTCCTGCAGAATGCTGCCGACCCCACTGCCATTGACCAGCTCATGAGCTCATTGGACAAGAACAATGATGGAGAGCTCAACTTCCTGGAGTTCTGGCAGCTGATTGGACATCTCGCAAGCAAGCATGGGGGGTTCAGCCAATAGGGAGTCCTCAGATACTCTGTTACAGTTTCACGTCTGTCACTGGCTTGTCTGTGTGCCATGTAGTTTGAGAAAATGGGAAAACAGCCAAATGGAAAACACCCTAAAGTCTATTTCAACTGCACAACGCTGTGTTTTTGCCAGTCTTTCTGTATTTCTTCTCACCCTGTCCTCTCACCTGCAGCTGCCAAACTGGCACAGACTCTGTCAGAGAATACTATTGAACAGCAATATTAGAACCAGTCCTTGCTGTTtcccagaacacacacacacactcacagctgcTTGTGCTTACAGGTCTTCAAGAATGGGAATGCATTGTGTGAaaacagagagtgtgtgtgtaagcattATGTATTCTTGGCTTGTGTAATACTTAGGAAAAGCATCTTGTGATGTTTGTCATCTTCCTCCCGGGCACAAACAGAAGCTGCAGTGTTGGCAAAGCaggattttaatgtgaaaagctacaaataaatgtaaataaaatataaaaacgtGTGTGTTTCTTGCTGCTCAGGCCTTCATCTGACAGTTTGACCAAAAGTTTCCTTTCTACTGAACACTATCTTTCCATTCTTTGCTCAAGTGAGTTAAGTTTCAGGGTGTGGCTTGAGTACATCGTCTGTTGGGAAAGCTTTGAACACACGCGCACTTTGAGACATGAGCGCGCGCTTGTTCTTACATGTTGAGAGAAAGTGtgccagcaaaaaaaaaaaaaaaaaaaagaaatgtaaatgagtGTGCAAGTATAAAACTAGACATATTAAAAAAcccttaaaaatatttattccaCCACATTAGAAAGTCTGTTTTCTTAAACAACGGAAATGTTTGTTAGAAAatgttggtttaaaaaaaaaaaaagctgctgtgCTGCTCAAGCTGCGCCTCTTTCCACATTCCTTCTCTCTCAGGCACACGCcctatgacaaagaaaaaaacagttggCTGGAGTCAGAAGTTAAATCACGGAAAAGATATGTGTTGCTGCTTAATCTAGCGCAGGACTGAAGAGGAGGATCTGTGAGAGAGAAGAAGGAGCGCAGCAGCTGAAACAGTTTCTCGccttttgttttcctgtcaTATCGGTGAGTCTGCTTCATCCTGATTACTTGTTATGTCTCCTCTTtggttattttgttgttttcttggcAAAACTATCACTTTATCTCCACTGTGCCATGAATTTTGCAGAATTAGCGAGCGTCTCTATTGTCATTATCAGGCTTGGTGGCCACAGAGATCAGGTTCTCCTTTTTGGTAATCTAACCCCAATCCCTTTACACTTACAGAGAAACCGGAGTCTCGCCTCAcgtttacttatttatttgctGTGTGTCAGTCCTGCCTCTGGCCGCTCTACAAATTGTCAGGATTAGTTAGGGCTAAATGTAAATGTGGGACGCGGGCAAGCCCCTGACATCTCCGTTACGCACAGCGCTGACTACTTTTGGCATATGCGCCGAGGCCGTTTTCGCCCCGTTAAACAGTCATACTGCGATCGTTGTACCGACGGTCAGATTTGGCTCTTATCAGTCTGAATTATTAACGTTATGATAAGACTCCGGTAGCGAGAGTCGAATGGCTCCGAGCTGACGCGCAGGAGAAATAGCGACCTGGGCGATGACAGGTAACATGCCCACGGAGGAAGTGAGTCAGTCACACCTAGCGCAAACAACACGAGCAGGGTGGAGTCGATCACCAGGGTTTATTAATGCTCATGAGCTCATGAAAGATCACATGGCAGCGCGGGATAATGACCTGTGTGGTCCGTGGTCAGTCTGATCAGAGCTAAGGGCCCCACTGGATATGAGAGATACACTAAGACTTTGTGGCGGCCTGCTGCAGGCGGCAGGGTGATAAGGTGACTGGTTGGGTTGGGTGGCCCTACCTGACTTACCTGGGAACTGGTTTGTACATGTCAAGCCTTGAAGCAGTTGGTCTGAAATGGTGGGGCGGGTTCCCCTGGGGGGGGAGCCACTGCAGGTGGGGCGTGGATGACCAGGGGACAAATATGGAGTCACATAATGATGATGCCATCATGCTCACTTTTATGTCACTAACATTCAACATGGATCCTTTAGTTGGTTCCCCAGTTAATGGCAATGGTTGATTACAAAATTCAGGGTGGGTGGGCATGAACTTTTTCACCTTCTGAAGGAGGCATTAcagaaaaaggttgagaaccactgctctaaagaCAGCTGCAACCCAGATCTGCACGTCCATCATGCTTTATTTGATTAATATGGGAGGtactgtgtacacacacacacacactatgataCTTATGTGTTAACTGAGAGCTTAATTTTCATCTCCAGTATCGTCAGGGCCCAATTTAAACATATATTACACAGTACAATGTGactaaagacatttttatttattctttgttGAACCTTTTGTGGTTAGTAACCTCTTCTGCAAAGGAGACTATCTCAGACTGAAGCATAAAAAGTTGCAGGAACAACATGACAAAAGtagggaaacagaaaaaagaaataattctAAAAAAGATACAGAGACAACAAAGGCATAGGCGTAGATTTTTGGGGGAGGCAGGGGACACGTTCCCTTCAATATTGAGAAATGTGCATATCGAGATGGTGGCAGTGTGCAATGGTTGCAATTCGCCTTAAAACAGAAGGAGGAAGCAACTGTGCTCGATTGAGGCAGGAAGTACCACAACATGTCCACCATAATTTGATGTAGAAAAGGAACAAACCGGTGcataaaaatgcccggaccagAATGCAAGAAGTGTTTGGCGCTCAAAATGCCTTAGGGGAGAATCCCCAGACCCTTTGCTTAACATGTGACTCCCcaaatgttctttttatttttatttatgtaaaatttatttaaccaggataagccaaagagattaaaaaaatcccCTTTATGAGAGTGTCCTTGTAGAAAAACAGCATGTgggccaaaaaataaaaaaatgtaggcCCTTGAACAAAGGCTTCATTTTATAGTCTTGAATTCGGCTCAAGATTTCCCTAATTTGatatttcataattttttttccctattcattcattcattcattcattcaacctttattttatTCTCGAGGAATCACTGAGGGCttgcattcatttttaattatgtCGAGAGTACAGTTTAGACAGGAATgatacacacacagcccagtTGTATTCAAGGGGGGGTAGTTTGTAATCATGATTTTGAATTGACCTATAGCTACAGCTGTGTTAGGTTTTAATGTGTGATGTAAAATGTTCCAAGTGtgtgcagcacaaaaacaaaaagcagtttcCCCAAATCTAGTGTTTGCACACAGGGCGGGACTTCAAATATTAGCCAGTCACTTAAAAGAGTCAAACAGTGACCACAGGACTAATTTAATAAGGAAGCGATACATGATGGCAAGGTGCTGTTAAATTAATACAAACCAATGTCTGTCACATCTTACTGTTAAAGATACTCCTACatggggtgcccagtagctcaccCAATCTACAAAGGCTATATCCCTGCTGCAGCATGTGTGCCATCCCCTTTCTCTAAAGCTGTCctatccaataaaggcaaaatgcccccaaaaaataatgttaaaaaaggCTCTACATGAAActtcaaacatttaattaaacaaaTTCAAAACCGGCTTGTGCAGAACTTTACAATCTGTGGATCATACTCCCTAAGGGGTGGCATGATACGTCTGAGAGACTGTAAGAAACAGAATGGGGAAGTAGAATTATGTTTTTATAGATCCTCTAATCCTCACTATTTTCATTTCCGAATAAGTGGACAGTTGTGCAACCTTAGGCCTCTAAATATATGCAATAAAGGGAACAATATCACTCTTTCATTAACCGTCTTATAATCCGTAGACATATGCAACTGGAGACGACTGGTCACAAGAAGACAAAAGATTGTGAATCACTGAACTAGCATGCGTAGTGCAAAGTTCCCGTAAAATGCCACAAAAAGGACCcagtaacacaaataaaacaacgcACTGGGCCTCACACGAGCATTCATTACGCTTGAGTCATGCTAATCTCCAGGCTCTGAATCAGAATGGAGTACATGTGCAGAGGAGGCTGTAGGAGCGCTTTGTTTGtagtcagcacacacacacacacacacacacacccagtcAGGCCACCACTTGCTCTTATCACACAGACCTCACTACATGTTCCTCTCTGCCCATTTGTAATTCTGTGGCCCTGACGTCTCCAGTTCTGACCGAAGCCGTCTTGGTTTCATGTTCATCTCATTACACCCGGGAGAGACGCTAATGGATGGTGGCCTGTCAGGCATTTTGATGTATGGGCTGTACagatacaaacacatacattgaAACTGGTCTGCCTGctcgctgtgctgctgctgctgccgctgctcgTCTTGTAGATGGTGTTAGGAAGGTGTTGGGACAATTATAGTAACCCATTAAATAATGATGAACAGCATGCTGATGACAGATGCTCACTTGTGTGTCCActtctgtgtgcgtgtgtgtgcatgtgctgaCATGGTAGGGAGACATGAAACAGAATCCAGGGTTTGGGTGCCTGCTCTCACTCACCCAGTAATTAGGTTAATGCAACAGAAGTCCTAATTGGTGTTGTCCTTCTTTAGatgtgcgcgtgtgtgcgtgtgtgtgtgtgtgtgtgtgttgctatctgtttgtctgtctattCATACGTCTTAGCCTTTGCATAGTGTGAGCATTGAGGTGTGACATTTGTGTCAGATGGGAGATTCACCAACATCTACAGTTACTCCAACAACATCCCCACAGGCACCCGTCATCATCACCCATCCCGCGGCCACCGCTGCCTCCTGGTAGTTTCCGATACACAGTGGAAACCCCACAGCAAGGCCTGCACCACACTGCTGCGATACTTATCAACTCTGCTCATGTAACTGCTGCATTTATTCAGGCCTTTAATTTTCTGTGAGCTGTGGAAATGTTGTTTGTTGAGACAACAGGAAGCGAAAAGGAAGCAGAAACCCAAAGACAGACCTGTGCTGGCTGGAGTATGTCTGGATAGCTGCACAGTTACCGGCCTTAACACTCTCTATAGTCATCATGGTGTTCAGTTATGTGAGTTCCATATGACAGTGAAAACAGCATCAagtcatttttacagtctgtttttCAGTTATTTAACACAAAATCAGCAGCTGTCTTAATGCCAAAGTACATACCAATTATATAAAGTATATACTAGGTAATGATATTATCACGCTATCCAtacaaaattagaaaaaaaagctaTCATTCAGATGTGGTTGGGGGAAGGTGACAGAGTGAGAACGGGTAGAAACCGAAATCATTTAAGAGAAGCTGGATTATTTACACGATATTATCATGTGTGTACTATTAACATGgcatcaatatttcatttttaaatatcaaagTTAGCGTCAGTATCAGTATATCGCGTCATCGTCATAATGTAGGAGTTTCTATACAAGAAATCAACATTTTTGtaacaacaggaagtgatgcaacACACGCGATGATGGATGGCAGTCAAACTGTAGTTGTGTGTCCGACTTCCATACTACATACTAGTTGATTACAACATACAAACAAGAATAAAAATTTACAGACAGTTAGTATACAGAAAATCAACATACGCTGTAATTGCAGCTGTTAGCATGAGCAGcttctctgtttcctgtgtgcACTGCATTGTGGAGGAATAGCACAGACCCACATTAACAACACTTTATTAGTTGTTAGATTACATTTAATTCTGTCACTTCTCCACCTCAAGGAGAATGCAGAACATTTTAAaggagcatatctatgatttaGAGTCTGAgctgggattgtctgcacatggctctcaccATGGAGATGGTGGAGGCACTGATAGCAGCTAGCGGTGCTTTGGGGGGGCGGCTGGAACAGCTACCACAGTAAAGAACCGGAAAGCTCAgattgcaacacacacagagggagcatgacttcattctccgCTCATTACTCCATTAGATCTTTACATAGTTTGCTCACATATTAATGCTCTGAGTGTCGCATACAGaacttttaatttgtgtttttgtcctttATGTTCTTCCTGCAACTTTTTATATACACATATAGCTGTGAGTAGCTCCTCTGTTTCATTTATGCATTGCATTGTGGAATGACAGACCTTTTTCAtggaagacattttgacttgttataGTGGGAAAAGCACAAGTGGTTGCTAATAACATTACTAACAGTGTCTCAGGAAGTCATTACAGTCTGGCAGTGAGCCAGCAAGCATTacactgaaactgaagcagcaaaatggaACTCAGccatgattatttttattatgtacACTCATGCTTTtactactgtgacatgtcacaTGTCCTCTGTGAAAACGCCTACAGCAGTGTTCATCAACACTCAAAAACGAGTGAATAAGATTAGCATGTGGTATGGATTTGGGATGCAGCCATTGTTTTGTTACATATTTAACATCCAATTAAAGCATAATGTGTTTCCATCTTGATTTCTTCCTTCCTGCGAGGTAAAATAAGCAGTGAGTGGAATGAAACCTTAAAACCGCTTGTCTCAAATGTTCAGCCGAGGATTTAGCCTCACCCTGAGATCCTGTCAACAACAGTGGCATTAGATGTTTCAGGCCAGCTTAATCTATCGGTGCCGTGTGATGTTTTTCAGTTCATACTTGAGCACAGTATGCAGTGCATTCCCGCAGTGTGAGGGGAGGTTCGCTGCAGCAGACGGGCAGCAGGCAGTAATCTGAACCTGCGGCCTCCCGCTGGCTTCTGGGGATCAGATGTCCACCGTCAGAGATCACAGCTCCCATTGTGTTTACCTCAGAGACTCCCCTCCTCTTCAACCTtccatcactccctctctccgtctctcgcTCTGTTTACCTCGGAGAGCTTCCAGGCCCTGCCCCCCAACCcgctccctcttcctcctcttcctctatgCTGACATCACTTGTGTGTCTCACCTTTCTCACATGTTGAAGGGACATATCTGAACACATCCAGTTCGAATACAATTTCAAGGCGTGCTCCGTCTCACATCAAAGAATAGCACAAGTTATTTTTGGCTTACATGGTGACTCAGACCCGTTTTCTTTGCAGATCACTATCATAATATTTGCAGAACGATGTGGTTTTAACTGAACtcaccacattttattttaataactttacATCACACATGCAAAAATGAAGTGATGCGTTGTAGAATAACTTGAATTTCATACATTACAATACATACTATGATGGCACAGAGTTAATAAT
This DNA window, taken from Epinephelus moara isolate mb chromosome 6, YSFRI_EMoa_1.0, whole genome shotgun sequence, encodes the following:
- the LOC126392103 gene encoding protein S100-A11-like, which gives rise to MESAIGVLVAQFKAHAGSDGSSDTLSRDEFHRLVKSELPNFVKNAADPTAIDQLMSSLDKNNDGELNFLEFWQLIGHLASKHGGFSQ